One part of the Roseomonas gilardii genome encodes these proteins:
- the ctrA gene encoding response regulator transcription factor CtrA — protein MRVLLVEDDLTTARGISLMLKSASMIVDTADTGEEALELARLYDYDIVIQDLMLPDMEGYEVVRRLRAARIETPVLILSGLSRPQAKVKGFGMGADDFIVKPFDQQELIARIQAIVRRAKGFAQPSLTVGDMTLDLASREVTVNGRPVHLTSKEYATLELLTLRKGAVLTKEAFLNHLYGGMDEPEVKIIDVFICKLRKKLAQAGCSDLIGTVWGRGYVLREPVGNIRAAKAQKTEETPKIPLVAA, from the coding sequence ATGCGAGTTCTTCTGGTTGAGGATGATCTCACGACCGCCCGCGGCATCTCCTTGATGCTGAAATCCGCTTCGATGATCGTGGACACGGCCGATACGGGCGAGGAAGCGCTGGAGCTGGCCCGCCTCTACGACTACGACATCGTCATCCAGGACCTGATGCTGCCGGACATGGAGGGCTACGAGGTCGTTCGCCGGCTGCGGGCGGCGCGCATCGAGACGCCGGTGCTGATCCTCTCGGGCCTCTCGCGGCCGCAGGCGAAGGTGAAGGGCTTCGGCATGGGGGCCGACGACTTCATCGTGAAGCCCTTTGACCAGCAGGAGCTCATCGCACGCATCCAGGCGATCGTGCGCCGCGCCAAGGGCTTCGCTCAGCCCAGCCTGACGGTGGGCGACATGACGCTCGACCTCGCCTCCCGCGAGGTGACGGTCAACGGCCGGCCTGTCCACCTGACCAGCAAGGAATATGCAACGCTGGAACTCCTGACGCTGCGCAAGGGTGCGGTGCTGACGAAGGAAGCCTTCCTCAACCACCTCTATGGCGGCATGGATGAACCGGAGGTGAAGATCATCGACGTCTTCATCTGCAAGCTGCGCAAGAAGCTGGCCCAGGCGGGCTGCTCCGACCTGATCGGCACGGTCTGGGGCCGCGGCTATGTGCTGCGGGAACCGGTGGGAAACATCCGGGCCGCGAAGGCGCAGAAGACCGAGGAAACCCCTAAGATCCCCCTCGTCGCCGCCTGA
- a CDS encoding CheR family methyltransferase, with protein sequence MTATALSAISALVQARSGIVLGEDKGYMLETRLAPLLRRHGLRDLQLLASRLQAPGAQVLAREVTEALTTNESSFFRDVKPFDHLRRILPELAAARPPGQKLRIWSAACSTGQEAYSIAMILDELRGRLGGRDCEILGTDLSREVVARAQEGSFSQFEVQRGLPIQMLVKHFRQEGSRWRASPELRARVRFAEGNLLEDLRGLGRFDVIFCRNVLIYFDTPTKRRVLEALSGRLAPDGLLYLGGAETVLGVTDGLVPLPGERGPHRLRGAATVPSR encoded by the coding sequence ATGACCGCCACCGCATTGTCGGCCATCTCCGCACTGGTGCAGGCGCGTTCCGGAATCGTGCTGGGGGAGGACAAGGGCTACATGCTGGAAACCCGGCTGGCCCCCCTGCTCCGCCGCCACGGGCTGCGCGACCTGCAACTCCTGGCCAGCCGCCTGCAGGCCCCCGGTGCCCAGGTGCTGGCGCGCGAGGTCACGGAGGCGCTGACCACCAACGAGTCCTCGTTCTTCCGCGACGTCAAGCCCTTCGACCATCTGCGCCGCATCCTGCCTGAACTGGCCGCCGCGCGGCCGCCGGGGCAGAAGCTGCGCATCTGGTCCGCCGCCTGCTCCACGGGGCAGGAAGCCTATTCGATCGCCATGATCCTGGACGAGTTGCGGGGCCGGCTGGGCGGGCGGGATTGCGAGATCCTCGGCACCGACCTGAGCCGTGAGGTGGTGGCCCGCGCGCAGGAAGGCAGCTTCAGCCAGTTCGAGGTGCAGCGCGGCCTGCCGATCCAGATGCTGGTGAAGCATTTCCGCCAGGAGGGCTCGCGCTGGCGTGCCTCGCCCGAACTGCGCGCCCGCGTGCGCTTCGCGGAAGGCAATCTGCTGGAGGATCTGCGGGGCCTGGGCCGCTTCGACGTGATCTTCTGCCGGAACGTGCTGATCTATTTCGACACGCCGACCAAGCGGCGCGTGCTGGAGGCGCTGTCCGGGCGTCTGGCGCCGGATGGCCTGCTCTATCTGGGTGGAGCCGAGACGGTGCTCGGCGTGACCGACGGCCTGGTGCCCCTGCCCGGCGAACGCGGGCCGCACCGGCTGCGCGGCGCCGCTACCGTGCCGTCACGGTAG
- the cheB gene encoding chemotaxis-specific protein-glutamate methyltransferase CheB produces MTPAPVRVMLCDDSLTVRAAFGRILEADPGLRIVARAGDGRAALAAFAALPAAEKPEVVLLDLEMPVMDGMTALPHLLRCEPRPSVIVASSLTQRGAAMAMAALRAGAVDYMPKPMAAAGGVAGQAFGAELVEKVKGWARMRRNMPRPSAAPAPPPRRTRQEAQVLAIGSSTGGPQALAALLRGLGTAPPVPVLAVQHMPAGFPSMLADHLTRLGVMPVREAGDGEVLHPGRLYLAPGDRHLLAVREGGVLVSRLSDAPPENFCRPAVDPMLRSLVATCGGRVLAVILTGMGSDGLAGSRAVAAAGGTVLAQDEASSVVWGMPGAVARAGLAEAVLPPEGLAERLRQQRWAPARRAPVGVEA; encoded by the coding sequence ATGACCCCTGCGCCCGTGCGGGTCATGCTCTGCGATGACAGCCTGACCGTCCGCGCTGCCTTCGGCCGCATCCTGGAGGCGGACCCCGGCCTGCGCATCGTCGCCCGGGCGGGCGACGGGCGCGCTGCCCTTGCTGCCTTCGCTGCCCTGCCAGCCGCCGAAAAGCCGGAGGTGGTGCTGCTCGACCTGGAGATGCCCGTGATGGACGGCATGACCGCCCTGCCCCATCTCCTGCGCTGCGAACCGCGGCCGAGCGTCATCGTCGCGTCCTCGCTGACGCAGCGCGGCGCCGCGATGGCCATGGCGGCGCTGCGGGCCGGTGCCGTGGACTACATGCCCAAGCCCATGGCCGCCGCTGGCGGCGTCGCCGGCCAGGCCTTCGGCGCGGAGCTGGTGGAGAAGGTCAAGGGCTGGGCCCGCATGCGCCGGAACATGCCCCGGCCCTCTGCCGCACCGGCCCCGCCGCCGCGACGCACCCGGCAGGAGGCGCAGGTGCTGGCGATCGGCAGCTCCACCGGCGGGCCGCAGGCCCTGGCGGCGCTGCTGCGCGGCCTGGGCACCGCGCCGCCGGTGCCCGTCCTGGCCGTGCAGCACATGCCGGCGGGCTTTCCCTCGATGCTGGCGGACCACCTGACCCGCCTGGGGGTCATGCCGGTACGGGAGGCCGGGGATGGGGAGGTCCTGCATCCGGGGCGGCTCTATCTCGCGCCCGGCGATCGCCACCTGCTGGCGGTGCGCGAGGGCGGGGTGCTCGTCTCCCGGCTGAGCGACGCACCGCCCGAGAATTTCTGCCGCCCGGCGGTGGACCCGATGCTGCGCAGTCTGGTCGCCACCTGCGGCGGCCGAGTCCTGGCGGTGATCCTGACCGGCATGGGCTCCGATGGCCTGGCCGGCAGCCGGGCGGTGGCGGCGGCGGGTGGCACCGTGCTGGCACAGGACGAGGCCTCCTCGGTGGTCTGGGGCATGCCCGGTGCCGTGGCCAGGGCCGGGCTCGCGGAAGCGGTGCTGCCGCCGGAGGGGCTGGCGGAACGGCTGCGGCAGCAGCGCTGGGCACCAGCACGACGCGCCCCGGTGGGGGTGGAGGCATGA
- a CDS encoding response regulator, which translates to MPDCLVVDDSRVVRRVARGMLERLGFTVREAEDGAAALRACREARPDLILLDRNMPVMDGLECLHALRQDFGEACPPVMFCTTEAALPRIMEALEAGAREYIMKPFDEAILADKLAVMGFAPGGGAA; encoded by the coding sequence ATGCCCGATTGCCTGGTGGTGGATGACAGCCGCGTGGTGCGCCGCGTCGCCCGCGGGATGCTGGAGCGTCTCGGCTTCACGGTGCGCGAGGCCGAGGACGGGGCCGCCGCCCTGCGCGCCTGCCGGGAGGCACGGCCCGACCTGATCCTGCTCGACCGCAACATGCCTGTGATGGACGGCCTCGAATGCCTGCACGCGCTGCGGCAGGACTTCGGCGAGGCCTGCCCGCCGGTGATGTTCTGCACCACGGAGGCCGCCCTGCCCCGGATCATGGAGGCGCTGGAAGCCGGGGCGCGGGAATACATCATGAAGCCCTTCGACGAGGCGATCCTGGCCGACAAGCTGGCGGTGATGGGCTTCGCCCCGGGCGGCGGAGCGGCATGA
- a CDS encoding chemotaxis protein CheW, with the protein MSMTEADRPRAFREMPSGETEVFLTLTVGGQLCCVPVQRVRDVLLPQATTPIPLAPPEIAGSLNLRGRIVTAMDLRRRLRLPPRPAGAPGPMAVVVEQGSELYALLVDGVGDVVPLALGEAAPNPPTLEPVWREISRGVFRGMAGEEGQLLILLDVDRLLAIG; encoded by the coding sequence ATGAGCATGACCGAGGCGGATCGTCCGCGCGCTTTCCGGGAAATGCCTTCCGGGGAAACCGAGGTCTTCCTGACGCTGACCGTGGGCGGGCAGCTCTGCTGCGTGCCTGTCCAGCGCGTGCGGGATGTCCTCCTGCCGCAGGCCACCACGCCGATCCCGCTGGCGCCGCCCGAAATCGCCGGCAGCCTGAACCTGCGCGGGCGCATCGTCACGGCGATGGACCTGCGGCGGCGGCTGCGCCTGCCGCCCCGCCCCGCCGGAGCGCCCGGCCCCATGGCCGTGGTCGTGGAACAGGGCAGCGAGCTCTACGCGCTGCTGGTGGATGGCGTCGGCGATGTCGTGCCGCTGGCCCTGGGGGAAGCGGCGCCCAATCCGCCCACGCTGGAGCCGGTCTGGCGGGAGATCTCGCGGGGCGTCTTCCGCGGCATGGCGGGCGAGGAGGGGCAACTCCTGATCCTGCTGGATGTCGATCGCCTTCTCGCGATCGGATGA
- a CDS encoding hybrid sensor histidine kinase/response regulator has translation MDELLADFLTETNEGLVALDDALLRLERTPEDRQTLSEIFRLVHTIKGTCGFLGLPRLERVTHAAENLLGRYRDGQLPVTSPGVTLILSALDRVKLIVADIAGTGAELEGDDTALLHALDEAYAGRLAEAPEAVAPTTLPAPVQPPPEPAGPTRAAAPPAEAPEAAPVAQQQTIRVSVEVLEELMVLVSELVLTRNQLLQSVRGRDDATLSVPLQRLSHITSDLQEGVMKTRMQPIGNAWQKLPRLVRDLSHELGKRIELEMRGAETELDRQVLEMIRDPLTHMVRNSADHGLEDAGQRRAAGKPETGRILLNAYHEGGHIIMEVGDDGRGLALERIRAKALSQGLATEAELAAMGERDVQRLIFHPGFSTAAAVTAVSGRGVGMDVVKTNIERIGGTVEVHSREGKGSTFVVKIPLTLAIVSTLVVQAGSERFAIPQIGVLELVRVGGSGARIERIKDAAVLRLRDRLLPLVSLSGLLRLDGGAGEEGGFVVVTQVGSDLFGIVVDRIFDAEEIVVKPVAPILRHLTVFSGNTILGDGTVIMIADPAGIARAAGIGSDRGLEAERKPVAARTASAASALLLFTAGDATPKTVPLALVSRLEDIPVERIEVSGGRWMTQYRGRLMPLVPLSPGWSPGPAGTRQAVLVFTERDRAMGLMVDSILDVVEDSLRIEQASTCLGYLGTAVIAGRATEVLDCAWWLEQGGEGWFEAAAVRTRLLLVEDSAFFRGVVAPMLSAAGYQVTAVANGAEALRLREAEEGFDAIVSDIEMPELGGIELARTLRQGGAWASLPMIALSSRTTPEAIRQAREAGFTDYVGKLDREGLLASLRQCLGTPTQWPAMATE, from the coding sequence GAGGCTGGAGCGCGTCACCCATGCGGCGGAGAACCTGCTGGGCCGCTACCGCGACGGGCAGCTCCCCGTCACCTCGCCCGGCGTCACGCTGATCCTTTCGGCGCTGGACCGCGTGAAGCTCATCGTCGCCGATATCGCCGGCACCGGGGCGGAGCTGGAAGGCGACGATACCGCGCTGTTGCACGCGCTGGACGAAGCCTATGCGGGACGGCTGGCCGAGGCCCCCGAAGCCGTCGCACCTACCACGCTCCCCGCGCCCGTGCAGCCGCCGCCCGAGCCTGCGGGTCCCACCAGGGCTGCCGCCCCGCCGGCCGAGGCCCCGGAGGCCGCGCCCGTGGCGCAGCAACAGACCATCCGCGTCTCGGTGGAGGTGCTGGAGGAGCTGATGGTGCTGGTGAGCGAGCTGGTGCTGACCCGCAACCAGCTTTTGCAGAGCGTGCGCGGGCGCGATGACGCCACCCTTTCGGTGCCCCTGCAACGCCTGTCCCACATCACCTCCGACCTGCAGGAAGGGGTGATGAAGACGCGCATGCAGCCGATCGGCAATGCCTGGCAGAAGCTGCCCCGGCTGGTGCGCGACCTGTCGCACGAGCTCGGCAAGCGCATCGAGCTGGAGATGCGCGGCGCCGAGACGGAGCTCGACCGCCAGGTGCTGGAGATGATCCGCGATCCGCTGACGCACATGGTGCGCAACAGCGCCGATCACGGGCTGGAGGATGCCGGGCAGCGCCGCGCCGCCGGCAAGCCGGAGACCGGCCGCATCCTGCTCAATGCCTATCACGAGGGCGGGCACATCATCATGGAGGTGGGCGACGACGGGCGCGGCCTGGCGCTGGAGCGCATCCGTGCCAAGGCGCTGTCGCAGGGCCTGGCGACGGAGGCCGAGCTCGCCGCCATGGGCGAGCGCGATGTGCAGCGGCTGATCTTCCATCCCGGGTTCTCCACCGCCGCCGCCGTCACCGCCGTGTCCGGCCGCGGCGTCGGCATGGATGTGGTGAAGACCAACATCGAGCGCATCGGCGGCACGGTCGAGGTACATTCGAGGGAGGGCAAGGGCAGCACCTTCGTGGTGAAGATCCCGCTGACGCTCGCCATCGTCTCCACGCTGGTGGTCCAGGCGGGGAGCGAGCGCTTCGCCATCCCGCAGATCGGCGTGCTGGAGCTGGTGCGCGTGGGTGGCAGCGGCGCCCGGATCGAGCGCATCAAGGATGCCGCCGTGCTGCGGCTGCGCGACCGGCTGCTGCCGCTGGTCTCCCTGTCCGGCCTGCTGCGGCTGGATGGCGGCGCGGGCGAGGAAGGCGGCTTCGTCGTGGTGACACAGGTCGGCAGCGACCTCTTCGGCATCGTCGTGGACCGGATCTTCGATGCCGAGGAGATCGTGGTGAAGCCCGTGGCGCCGATCCTGCGGCACCTCACCGTGTTCAGCGGCAACACCATCCTGGGCGACGGCACCGTCATCATGATCGCCGATCCCGCCGGCATCGCGCGCGCCGCCGGCATCGGCAGCGACCGTGGGCTGGAAGCGGAGCGCAAGCCCGTCGCGGCGCGGACCGCCAGCGCGGCCTCGGCCCTGCTGCTCTTCACCGCGGGCGACGCCACGCCCAAGACGGTGCCGCTGGCCCTGGTGTCGCGGCTGGAGGACATCCCGGTGGAGCGCATCGAGGTGTCGGGCGGCCGCTGGATGACCCAGTACCGCGGCCGGCTGATGCCGCTCGTGCCGCTCTCGCCGGGATGGAGTCCGGGCCCGGCCGGGACGCGCCAGGCGGTGCTGGTCTTCACCGAGCGCGACCGCGCCATGGGGCTGATGGTGGACAGCATCCTGGATGTCGTCGAGGACAGCCTGCGGATCGAGCAGGCCTCGACCTGCCTCGGCTATCTCGGCACGGCGGTCATCGCCGGCCGCGCCACGGAGGTGCTGGACTGCGCCTGGTGGCTGGAGCAGGGCGGGGAAGGCTGGTTCGAGGCCGCCGCCGTCCGGACGCGCCTCCTGCTGGTCGAGGACAGCGCCTTCTTCCGGGGCGTCGTGGCGCCCATGCTGTCCGCCGCCGGCTACCAGGTCACGGCGGTGGCGAACGGGGCGGAGGCACTGCGGCTGCGGGAGGCGGAGGAGGGCTTCGACGCCATCGTCTCCGACATCGAGATGCCGGAGCTGGGCGGCATCGAGCTGGCCCGCACGCTGCGCCAGGGTGGCGCCTGGGCCAGCCTGCCGATGATCGCGCTCAGCTCGCGCACCACGCCTGAGGCGATCCGCCAGGCGCGCGAGGCGGGCTTCACCGACTATGTCGGCAAGCTCGACCGGGAGGGCCTGCTCGCCTCCCTGCGGCAGTGCCTCGGCACCCCGACACAATGGCCCGCCATGGCGACGGAATGA